Proteins encoded by one window of Pseudomonas sp. LS44:
- a CDS encoding alkyl/aryl-sulfatase, producing the protein MRTQVIALFATTSLLAVGVMAGEAPLGKPASPQTIAANRAVLDQLPFADRADYDAVRRGLVAPFAGEIKNAAGRVVWNTHRYDFLAQDQVPDTINPSLWRLAQLNANAGLFQVMEHIYQVRGLDLANMTIIEGDNGLLIIDPLTSTETAHAALELYYQHRPRKPVVAVVYSHSHADHFGGVRGVVDEADVRAGKVRIFAPAGFMEHAISENVLAGTAMFRRAQYQSGSALKPGERGQIDTGIGKGASVGGTISLIPPTDLIGKPTETHEIAGIQVEFQLTPGTEAPAEMNLYLPQMRALCMAENATQVMHNVLTPRGAEVRDAKGWARYLDDSLVRYGDKAEVLFAQHNWPTWDGANIRTLLADQRDMYAYIHNQTLHLLNQGLTPLEIAAATPKLPGELDRKWHTRGYYGTLSFNVRAVYQRYLGFYDGNPANLDPLPPAESGKRLVEALGGADQMLELIRAAMARGDYRWAVQLGNQLVFAEPQNQAAREIQADALEQLGYRSEAATWRNMYLLGAQELREGAQDNVPRATEDLVRAATPAMFFDLLAVRLDAEKAQGHDMTLNWRFDDLKQDFALTLSNGVLTYRENSQHAQPDAAVSLSKATLDRISLRQTDFATAIQNGEVKLDGQAGQFKALLGMLGSFTPNFNIVTP; encoded by the coding sequence ATGCGAACCCAAGTAATTGCCCTATTTGCCACGACCTCCCTATTGGCGGTCGGAGTCATGGCAGGCGAGGCCCCGCTGGGCAAGCCGGCGAGCCCGCAAACCATCGCGGCGAACCGCGCGGTGCTCGACCAGTTGCCGTTCGCCGATCGTGCCGATTACGACGCGGTGCGCCGCGGCCTGGTGGCGCCCTTTGCGGGCGAGATCAAGAACGCTGCCGGCAGGGTGGTGTGGAATACCCACCGCTACGACTTCCTGGCTCAGGACCAGGTACCGGACACCATCAACCCCAGCCTTTGGCGTCTGGCGCAGCTGAACGCCAATGCCGGCCTGTTCCAGGTGATGGAGCACATCTATCAGGTGCGCGGGCTGGACCTGGCGAACATGACGATCATCGAGGGCGACAACGGCCTGCTGATCATCGACCCGCTGACGTCCACCGAAACGGCACATGCCGCGCTGGAGCTGTACTACCAGCATCGGCCGCGCAAACCGGTGGTAGCGGTGGTCTACAGCCACAGCCATGCCGATCATTTCGGCGGGGTGCGCGGCGTTGTCGACGAGGCCGATGTGCGAGCGGGCAAGGTTAGGATCTTCGCCCCGGCCGGCTTCATGGAGCATGCGATCAGCGAGAACGTGCTGGCCGGCACGGCGATGTTCCGCCGCGCCCAGTATCAGAGCGGCAGCGCACTGAAGCCCGGCGAGCGCGGGCAGATCGACACGGGGATCGGCAAGGGCGCGTCGGTCGGCGGCACGATCAGCCTGATTCCGCCTACCGATCTGATCGGCAAGCCCACCGAGACGCACGAGATCGCCGGCATTCAGGTCGAATTCCAGCTGACTCCGGGGACCGAGGCGCCGGCGGAGATGAACCTCTACCTGCCGCAGATGCGTGCGCTGTGCATGGCGGAAAACGCCACCCAGGTCATGCATAACGTGCTCACCCCGCGCGGTGCCGAGGTGCGCGATGCCAAGGGCTGGGCGCGCTATCTGGATGACAGCTTGGTGCGCTATGGCGACAAGGCCGAGGTGCTGTTCGCCCAGCACAACTGGCCGACCTGGGACGGCGCGAACATCCGCACCTTGCTTGCCGACCAACGCGACATGTACGCCTACATCCACAACCAGACCTTGCATCTGCTCAATCAGGGCCTGACGCCCCTGGAGATCGCCGCGGCGACCCCCAAACTGCCCGGCGAACTCGACCGCAAATGGCATACGCGTGGCTACTACGGCACGCTGAGCTTCAACGTCCGTGCGGTGTACCAGCGCTACCTCGGTTTTTACGACGGCAATCCGGCCAACCTCGATCCGCTGCCGCCGGCGGAATCCGGCAAGCGTCTGGTCGAGGCGCTCGGTGGTGCCGACCAGATGCTCGAGCTGATCCGTGCGGCGATGGCCCGTGGCGACTATCGCTGGGCAGTGCAGCTGGGCAATCAACTGGTCTTCGCCGAGCCGCAGAACCAGGCGGCCCGCGAAATCCAGGCCGATGCGCTGGAGCAGCTCGGCTACCGCAGCGAGGCGGCCACCTGGCGCAACATGTATCTGCTCGGCGCGCAGGAGCTGCGCGAGGGGGCACAGGACAATGTGCCGCGCGCCACCGAGGATCTGGTGCGTGCCGCGACCCCGGCGATGTTCTTCGACTTGCTGGCCGTGCGCCTCGATGCGGAAAAGGCGCAGGGCCACGACATGACCCTCAACTGGCGCTTCGACGACCTCAAGCAGGACTTCGCGCTGACCCTGAGCAACGGCGTGCTGACCTATCGCGAGAACAGCCAGCATGCCCAGCCCGACGCCGCGGTCAGCCTCAGCAAGGCCACCCTGGATCGCATCAGCCTGCGCCAGACCGACTTCGCCACGGCCATCCAGAACGGCGAGGTGAAGCTCGACGGTCAGGCTGGTCAGTTCAAGGCGTTGCTCGGCATGCTGGGCAGCTTCACGCCGAACTTCAACATCGTCACACCCTGA